A single genomic interval of Bos indicus isolate NIAB-ARS_2022 breed Sahiwal x Tharparkar chromosome 5, NIAB-ARS_B.indTharparkar_mat_pri_1.0, whole genome shotgun sequence harbors:
- the LOC139183047 gene encoding proline-rich protein 2-like gives MSITTSKTLAAREVDGGQYPRSEKPGTGGEHGAAGGPYCPPGSLASHRGALLRPPATSLRPHPPPLGPAARSARRSARLTGLTRRRSVRPACPPRQTIHPPTSPAPRRRLTCPSRRRRHRYARLSRPPGPEPRPPPASRPNADTKPTLIGHARHVTATLRRRQFQTAEQTESPRAGPHPRPGPGTPSPPSPPPPGSRDSPPRSRGLGQARRSEQRRAARSRRCSEVSGRLAGGPGPAGAESWLRPGGCGGLATVTQSPLRPVPGPSSGFQRPPQPCPGLDDGSTLVMLNGE, from the exons GACGCTCGCTGCCCGGGAGGTCGACGGGGGACAGTACCCCCGCAGCGAGAAACCGGGGACCGGGGGAGAGCACGGGGCGGCCGGGGGTCCCTACTGTCCCCCGGGGTCCCTCGCGTCCCACCGCGGAGCCCTCCTGCGCCCTCCCGCCACGAGCCTACGGCCCCACCCGCCGCCGCTCGGCCCGGCCGCCCGGTCAGCACGCCGCTCGGCTCGCCTCACCGGCCTCACCCGCCGCCGATCGGTCCGCCCTGCCTGCCCACCGAGGCAGACGATCCACCCGCCCACCTCGCCGGCCCCGCGGCGCCGCCTCACCTGCCcgtcccgccgccgccgccaccgatACGCCCGCCTCTCCCGCCCTCCCGGCCCGGAGCCCCGCCCGCCGCCGGCGTCCCGGCCGAACGCGGATACAAAGCCGACGCTGATTGGTCACGCTCGTCACGTGACCGCAACGCTCCGCCGGCGCCAATTTCAAACAGCGGAACAAACTGAAAGCCCCAGAGCGGGACCCCACCCCCGGCCCGGGCCTGGGACAccctcccccccctcccctcccccgccgggATCCCGGGATTCCCCGCCCCGCAGCCGGGGTCTCGGTCAGGCCCGCAGGTCGGAGCAGCGCCGAGCCGCCCGGAGCCGACGGTGCAGCGAGGTGAGTGGGCGACTGGCTGGAGGCCCGGGGCCGGCGGGCGCGGAGAGCTGGCTCCGGCCAGGGGGTTGCGGGGGACTGGCGACA GTAACCCAGTCTCCACTGCGCCCTGTCCCAGGACCCTCCTCCGGGTTCCAGAGACCCCCGCAGCCTTGCCCTGGTCTGGATGATG GGTCCACGCTTGTGATGCTCAATGGAGAGTGA
- the FOXM1 gene encoding forkhead box protein M1 isoform X2 — MMKTSPRRPLILKRRRLPLPVHNAPGDTAEEEPKGPPAQQEPAQAQAPKEVAEPNPCKFPAGIKILNHPTMPNTQVVVVPNNANIQSIITALTAKGKESGSSGPNKFILISCGGAPTPPPGPQHQAQTSKDPKRTEVITETLGPKSATGDENLPRPAGALPGQKWKNCAGGEAASCPLDNSLTNIQWLGKMTSDGLGSCSIKQEVEEKENRHLEQSQAKSPQVERPPGASAPWPDSVSERPPYSYMAMIQFAINSTERKRMTLKDIYSWIEDHFPYFKHIAKPGWKNSIRHNLSLHDMFVRETSANGKVSFWTIHPSANRYLTLDQVFKQQKRPNPDLRRNVAIKTELPLGARRKMKPLLPRVSSYLVPIQFPANPSLVLQPSVKVPLPLAASLSELARHSKRVRIAPKVLLADEGVASLPTAGPVTEEKLLLAEGLSPLLPVPSIKEEDVHPGEETPHLGRPIKVESPPLEAWPSPCPSVKEESSHSWEDSSCSPTPRPKKSSSTGSRSPTRRVSDLLVIKRREGREMSRSRRKQHLVPPRLEEPELLLSEGPGAPQPALAGPPQPTCQPGSPPEDGGPFKTPIKEMLPTSSTPSKSALPTTPESWRLTPPAKVGGLDFSPVRTPQGAFGPLPGSLELADLSATPLKSVPLFDSPRELLNSEPFDLATDPFGSCLPSDMEVPKPGSPEPQVAGLSANRSLTEGLILDTMNDSLSKILLDISFPGLEEDLLGPGSVGWTQCIPDLR; from the exons ATGATGAAAACTAGCCCCCGTAGGCCATTGATTCTCAAAAGACGGAGGCTGCCCCTTCCTGTTCACAATGCTCCAGGTGACACAGCAGAGGAGGAGCCGAAGGGGCCCCCTGCCCAACAAGAGCCTGCTCAAGCGCAAGCCCCCAAGGAGGTGGCAGAGCCCAACCCCTGCAAGTTTCCAGCCGGAATCAAGATCCTGAACCACCCAACCATGCCCAACACCCAAGTGGTGGTCGTCCCCAACAATGCCAACATCCAGAGCATCATCACAGCACTGACCGCCAAAGGGAAGGAGAGTGGCAGCAGTGGGCCCAACAAGTTCATCCTCATCAGCTGTGGGGGAGCCCCCACTCCCCCTCCAGGACCCCAGCATCAAGCCCAAACCAGCAAGGACCCCAAGAGGACAGAAGTGATCACCGAGACCCTGGGACCAAAGTCTGCAACTGGGGATGAGAATCTTCCAAGACCAGCGGGAGCCCTTCCTGGGCAGAAATGGAAGAACTGTG CTGGCGGTGAGGCAGCCAGCTGCCCCCTGGACAACAGCTTGACCAACATCCAGTGGCTTGGAAAGATGACTTCCGACGGGCTGGGCTCCTGCAGCATCAAGCAAGAGgtggaagaaaaggagaatcGTCACCTGGAGCAGAGTCAGGCCAAG agccctcAGGTGGAGAGGCCCCCTGGAGCGTCGGCACCCTGGCCGGACTCCGTGTCTGAACGACCCCCATACTCCTACATGGCCATGATACAATTTGCCATCAACAGCACAGAGAGGAAGCGCATGACCCTGAAAGACATCTACTCTTGGATCGAGGACCACTTCCCCTATTTCAAGCACATCGCCAAGCCAGGCTGGAAG AACTCCATCCGCCACAACCTCTCTCTACATGACATGTTCGTCCGTGAGACATCTGCCAACGGCAAGGTCTCCTTCTGGACCATTCACCCCAGTGCCAATCGCTACCTGACACTTGACCAGGTATTTAAG CAGCAGAAACGGCCCAACCCTGATCTCCGCCGGAACGTGGCCATCAAAACCGAACTCCCCCTGGGTGCAC GGCGGAAGATGAAGCCACTACTGCCGCGGGTCAGCTCATACCTGGTGCCCATCCAGTTCCCCGCGAACCCGTCGCTGGTGCTGCAGCCCTCGGTCAAGGTGCCCTTGCCCCTGGCGGCCTCGCTCTCAGAGCTTGCCCGCCACAGCAAGCGAGTCCGCATCGCCCCCAAG GTGCTGCTAGCGGATGAGGGGGTGGCCTCTCTGCCCACGGCAGGACCGGTGACAGAGGAGAAGCTACTCCTCGCGGAAGGactctctcctctgcttcctgtCCCGTCCATCAAGGAGGAAGACGTCCATCCTGGGGAGGAGACACCACATCTAGGGAGGCCCATCAAAGTCGAGAGCCCACCCCTTGAAGCGTGGCCTTCACCCTGCCCATCGGTCAAGGAAGAGTCATCCCACTCCTGGGAGGACTCGTCCtgctccccaacccccaggcccAAGAAGTCCTCCAGCACTGGGTCCAGGTCCCCCACCCGCCGTGTCTCCGACCTGCTGGTGATCAAACGCAGGGAGGGGCGGGAGATGAGCCGGTCTCGGAGGAAACAGCACCTCGTGCCGCCCCGCCTGGAGGAGCCTGAGCTGCTCCTCTCCGAGGGCCCGGGGGCTCCCCAACCAGCCCTGGCAGGGCCCCCGCAGCCTACCTGCCAGCCCGGCTCCCCGCCAGAAGACGGAGGCCCCTTTAAGACACCCATTAAGGAGATGCTGcccacctcctccacccccagcaaATCTGCCCTCCCCACGACCCCTGAGTCCTGGAGGCTCACACCCCCAGCCAAAGTCGGGGGGCTCGACTTCAGCCCCGTACGAACCCCCCAGGGTGCCTTTGGCCCCCTGCCGGGCTCCCTGGAGCTCGCGGATCTCAGTGCCACCCCTCTGAAAAGCGTCCCCCTCTTTGACTCCCCCCGAGAGCTCCTCAATTCCGAACCCTTTGACCTCGCCACTGACCCCTTCGGCAGCTGCCTGCCCTCCGACATGGAGGTCCCCAAGCCGGGTTCCCCCGAGCCGCAGGTGGCCGGCCTCTCGGCCAACCGCTCTCTGACCGAGGGCCTGATCCTGGACACGATGAATGACAGCCTCAGCAAAATCTTGCTGGACATCAGCTTCCCTGGCCTGGAGGAGGACCTGCTGGGCCCCGGCAGCGTTGGCTGGACTCAGTGCATTCCTGACCTGCGGTAG
- the FOXM1 gene encoding forkhead box protein M1 isoform X1, translated as MMKTSPRRPLILKRRRLPLPVHNAPGDTAEEEPKGPPAQQEPAQAQAPKEVAEPNPCKFPAGIKILNHPTMPNTQVVVVPNNANIQSIITALTAKGKESGSSGPNKFILISCGGAPTPPPGPQHQAQTSKDPKRTEVITETLGPKSATGDENLPRPAGALPGQKWKNCAGGEAASCPLDNSLTNIQWLGKMTSDGLGSCSIKQEVEEKENRHLEQSQAKSPQVERPPGASAPWPDSVSERPPYSYMAMIQFAINSTERKRMTLKDIYSWIEDHFPYFKHIAKPGWKNSIRHNLSLHDMFVRETSANGKVSFWTIHPSANRYLTLDQVFKPLDPGSAHSPEHSESQQKRPNPDLRRNVAIKTELPLGARRKMKPLLPRVSSYLVPIQFPANPSLVLQPSVKVPLPLAASLSELARHSKRVRIAPKVLLADEGVASLPTAGPVTEEKLLLAEGLSPLLPVPSIKEEDVHPGEETPHLGRPIKVESPPLEAWPSPCPSVKEESSHSWEDSSCSPTPRPKKSSSTGSRSPTRRVSDLLVIKRREGREMSRSRRKQHLVPPRLEEPELLLSEGPGAPQPALAGPPQPTCQPGSPPEDGGPFKTPIKEMLPTSSTPSKSALPTTPESWRLTPPAKVGGLDFSPVRTPQGAFGPLPGSLELADLSATPLKSVPLFDSPRELLNSEPFDLATDPFGSCLPSDMEVPKPGSPEPQVAGLSANRSLTEGLILDTMNDSLSKILLDISFPGLEEDLLGPGSVGWTQCIPDLR; from the exons ATGATGAAAACTAGCCCCCGTAGGCCATTGATTCTCAAAAGACGGAGGCTGCCCCTTCCTGTTCACAATGCTCCAGGTGACACAGCAGAGGAGGAGCCGAAGGGGCCCCCTGCCCAACAAGAGCCTGCTCAAGCGCAAGCCCCCAAGGAGGTGGCAGAGCCCAACCCCTGCAAGTTTCCAGCCGGAATCAAGATCCTGAACCACCCAACCATGCCCAACACCCAAGTGGTGGTCGTCCCCAACAATGCCAACATCCAGAGCATCATCACAGCACTGACCGCCAAAGGGAAGGAGAGTGGCAGCAGTGGGCCCAACAAGTTCATCCTCATCAGCTGTGGGGGAGCCCCCACTCCCCCTCCAGGACCCCAGCATCAAGCCCAAACCAGCAAGGACCCCAAGAGGACAGAAGTGATCACCGAGACCCTGGGACCAAAGTCTGCAACTGGGGATGAGAATCTTCCAAGACCAGCGGGAGCCCTTCCTGGGCAGAAATGGAAGAACTGTG CTGGCGGTGAGGCAGCCAGCTGCCCCCTGGACAACAGCTTGACCAACATCCAGTGGCTTGGAAAGATGACTTCCGACGGGCTGGGCTCCTGCAGCATCAAGCAAGAGgtggaagaaaaggagaatcGTCACCTGGAGCAGAGTCAGGCCAAG agccctcAGGTGGAGAGGCCCCCTGGAGCGTCGGCACCCTGGCCGGACTCCGTGTCTGAACGACCCCCATACTCCTACATGGCCATGATACAATTTGCCATCAACAGCACAGAGAGGAAGCGCATGACCCTGAAAGACATCTACTCTTGGATCGAGGACCACTTCCCCTATTTCAAGCACATCGCCAAGCCAGGCTGGAAG AACTCCATCCGCCACAACCTCTCTCTACATGACATGTTCGTCCGTGAGACATCTGCCAACGGCAAGGTCTCCTTCTGGACCATTCACCCCAGTGCCAATCGCTACCTGACACTTGACCAGGTATTTAAG CCACTGGACCCAGGGTCTGCACACTCGCCCGAGCACTCGGAATCA CAGCAGAAACGGCCCAACCCTGATCTCCGCCGGAACGTGGCCATCAAAACCGAACTCCCCCTGGGTGCAC GGCGGAAGATGAAGCCACTACTGCCGCGGGTCAGCTCATACCTGGTGCCCATCCAGTTCCCCGCGAACCCGTCGCTGGTGCTGCAGCCCTCGGTCAAGGTGCCCTTGCCCCTGGCGGCCTCGCTCTCAGAGCTTGCCCGCCACAGCAAGCGAGTCCGCATCGCCCCCAAG GTGCTGCTAGCGGATGAGGGGGTGGCCTCTCTGCCCACGGCAGGACCGGTGACAGAGGAGAAGCTACTCCTCGCGGAAGGactctctcctctgcttcctgtCCCGTCCATCAAGGAGGAAGACGTCCATCCTGGGGAGGAGACACCACATCTAGGGAGGCCCATCAAAGTCGAGAGCCCACCCCTTGAAGCGTGGCCTTCACCCTGCCCATCGGTCAAGGAAGAGTCATCCCACTCCTGGGAGGACTCGTCCtgctccccaacccccaggcccAAGAAGTCCTCCAGCACTGGGTCCAGGTCCCCCACCCGCCGTGTCTCCGACCTGCTGGTGATCAAACGCAGGGAGGGGCGGGAGATGAGCCGGTCTCGGAGGAAACAGCACCTCGTGCCGCCCCGCCTGGAGGAGCCTGAGCTGCTCCTCTCCGAGGGCCCGGGGGCTCCCCAACCAGCCCTGGCAGGGCCCCCGCAGCCTACCTGCCAGCCCGGCTCCCCGCCAGAAGACGGAGGCCCCTTTAAGACACCCATTAAGGAGATGCTGcccacctcctccacccccagcaaATCTGCCCTCCCCACGACCCCTGAGTCCTGGAGGCTCACACCCCCAGCCAAAGTCGGGGGGCTCGACTTCAGCCCCGTACGAACCCCCCAGGGTGCCTTTGGCCCCCTGCCGGGCTCCCTGGAGCTCGCGGATCTCAGTGCCACCCCTCTGAAAAGCGTCCCCCTCTTTGACTCCCCCCGAGAGCTCCTCAATTCCGAACCCTTTGACCTCGCCACTGACCCCTTCGGCAGCTGCCTGCCCTCCGACATGGAGGTCCCCAAGCCGGGTTCCCCCGAGCCGCAGGTGGCCGGCCTCTCGGCCAACCGCTCTCTGACCGAGGGCCTGATCCTGGACACGATGAATGACAGCCTCAGCAAAATCTTGCTGGACATCAGCTTCCCTGGCCTGGAGGAGGACCTGCTGGGCCCCGGCAGCGTTGGCTGGACTCAGTGCATTCCTGACCTGCGGTAG
- the FOXM1 gene encoding forkhead box protein M1 isoform X3, giving the protein MMKTSPRRPLILKRRRLPLPVHNAPGDTAEEEPKGPPAQQEPAQAQAPKEVAEPNPCKFPAGIKILNHPTMPNTQVVVVPNNANIQSIITALTAKGKESGSSGPNKFILISCGGAPTPPPGPQHQAQTSKDPKRTEVITETLGPKSATGDENLPRPAGALPGQKWKNCAGGEAASCPLDNSLTNIQWLGKMTSDGLGSCSIKQEVEEKENRHLEQSQAKSPQVERPPGASAPWPDSVSERPPYSYMAMIQFAINSTERKRMTLKDIYSWIEDHFPYFKHIAKPGWKNSIRHNLSLHDMFVRETSANGKVSFWTIHPSANRYLTLDQVFKPLDPGSAHSPEHSESVRFFPSRSGLSLVTPPRSAWLR; this is encoded by the exons ATGATGAAAACTAGCCCCCGTAGGCCATTGATTCTCAAAAGACGGAGGCTGCCCCTTCCTGTTCACAATGCTCCAGGTGACACAGCAGAGGAGGAGCCGAAGGGGCCCCCTGCCCAACAAGAGCCTGCTCAAGCGCAAGCCCCCAAGGAGGTGGCAGAGCCCAACCCCTGCAAGTTTCCAGCCGGAATCAAGATCCTGAACCACCCAACCATGCCCAACACCCAAGTGGTGGTCGTCCCCAACAATGCCAACATCCAGAGCATCATCACAGCACTGACCGCCAAAGGGAAGGAGAGTGGCAGCAGTGGGCCCAACAAGTTCATCCTCATCAGCTGTGGGGGAGCCCCCACTCCCCCTCCAGGACCCCAGCATCAAGCCCAAACCAGCAAGGACCCCAAGAGGACAGAAGTGATCACCGAGACCCTGGGACCAAAGTCTGCAACTGGGGATGAGAATCTTCCAAGACCAGCGGGAGCCCTTCCTGGGCAGAAATGGAAGAACTGTG CTGGCGGTGAGGCAGCCAGCTGCCCCCTGGACAACAGCTTGACCAACATCCAGTGGCTTGGAAAGATGACTTCCGACGGGCTGGGCTCCTGCAGCATCAAGCAAGAGgtggaagaaaaggagaatcGTCACCTGGAGCAGAGTCAGGCCAAG agccctcAGGTGGAGAGGCCCCCTGGAGCGTCGGCACCCTGGCCGGACTCCGTGTCTGAACGACCCCCATACTCCTACATGGCCATGATACAATTTGCCATCAACAGCACAGAGAGGAAGCGCATGACCCTGAAAGACATCTACTCTTGGATCGAGGACCACTTCCCCTATTTCAAGCACATCGCCAAGCCAGGCTGGAAG AACTCCATCCGCCACAACCTCTCTCTACATGACATGTTCGTCCGTGAGACATCTGCCAACGGCAAGGTCTCCTTCTGGACCATTCACCCCAGTGCCAATCGCTACCTGACACTTGACCAGGTATTTAAG CCACTGGACCCAGGGTCTGCACACTCGCCCGAGCACTCGGAATCAGTAAGGTTCTTTCCCTCCCGCTCGGGGCTCAGCCTTGTTACCCCTCCACGCTCAGCATGGCTTCGGTGA
- the TEX52 gene encoding testis-expressed protein 52 translates to MAGHLQRPPGGLDNPSRVRETFLKMVHAHETLPTPGTWAQREFLLPREPKELPGFTQQAYYQLALKPPPYTEMKAKVRQRLTCPWKDTAQHTWGFHTWLDVGRLPATFPSRPDKPYDSNVWRWLTDSRAHHRPPAEPPVPPPSWLGQNSLLTFISCTPIFLDVNRRKQVIFRTMKELQEVEKLKLRSEVRTPPLDTHGNILPPKASKKYRHFSAGGRYEPGGLQLMPNPLPNDLARSWPCPNPLPHYRERAARLALLPSAPLSQDLVRNYQTLLESRVALPLHCPSRARSGRTSVRRRPGHL, encoded by the exons atggcCGGCCATCTGCAAAGACCACCTGGAGGGCTAGACAACCCATCCCGAGTGAGAGAAACTTTCCTGAAG ATGGTCCACGCCCATGAGACCCTCCCGACCCCCGGCACGTGGGCCCAACGTGAGTTCCTCCTCCCCAGGGAGCCCAAGGAGCTGCCCGGCTTCACCCAGCAAGCCTACTACCAGCTGGCCCTGAAGCCACCACCCTACACAGAGATGAAGGCCAAGGTGCGCCAGCGACTGACCTGCCCCTGGAAGGACACCGCCCAGCACACCTGGGGCTTCCACACCTGGCTGGACGTCGGGCGTCTGCCGGCCACCTTCCCCTCCAGGCCCGACAAGCCCTATGACAGCAACGTCTGGCGCTGGCTGACGGACTCCAGGGCCCACCACCGGCCCCCGGCAGAGCCCCctgtgccccctccctcctggctGGGTCAAAACAGCTTGCTGACCTTCATCTCCTGTACTCCAATCTTCCTGGATGTGAACAGGAGGAAACAGGTGATCTTCAGGACGATGAAGGAACTCCAAGAGGTGGAGAAGCTCAAGCTGAGGAGTGAAGTGAGGACGCCCCCACTCGACACCCACGGCAACATCCTTCCCCCCAAGGCCTCCAAGAA GTACCGGCACTTCTCAGCTGGTGGAAGGTATGAGCCTGGGGGCCTCCAGCTCATGCCCAACCCTCTTCCCAATGATCTGGCCAGGAGCTGGCCCTGCCCGAACCCGCTGCCTCACTACCGGGAGCGGGCGGCCAGGCTGGCCTTGCTGCCCAGCGCGCCTCTGAGCCAGGACCTGGTGAGGAACTACCAAACCCTGCTGGAGAGCCGGGTGGCCTTGCCCCTCCACTGTCCCTCCAGGGCCCGATCTGGCAGAACCTCAGTGAGAAGGAGACCTGGACACCTGTAG
- the NRIP2 gene encoding nuclear receptor-interacting protein 2 codes for MSIRPEAPREEGNAGDRGQEAELRGRARLSQQRRLRQATQFLHKDSADLLPLDGLKRLGTSKDWQPHSVIQRRLVVEGSPGRPQGEPPRAQAPIHGQESRTKTSKPERPALLVNCKCRDQDLQVAVDTGTQYNQISAGCLSRLGLGKRVLKAPGGDLHPGPPALVEQLELQLGQETVECSAQVVDVESPELCLGLQTLLSLQCCIDLEHHVLRLKAPFSELPFLPLHQEPGQ; via the exons ATGAGCATCAGGCCGGAGGCCCCGCGGGAGGAGGGCAACGCTGGGGACAGGGGCCAGGAGGCAGAGCTTCGGGGCCGAGCTCGGCTGAGCCAGCAGCGCCGGCTCAGACAGGCCACCCAGTTCCTGCACAAGGACTCGGCCGACCTGCTGCCCCTGGACGGCCTCAAGAGGCTTGGCACCTCCAAGGACTGG CAGCCACACAGCGTGATCCAGAGGCGCCTGGTGGTGGAGGGGAGCCCGGGCCGGCCTCAGGGGGAGCCTCCCCGGGCACAGGCCCCGATCCACGGCCAGGAGAGCAGGACGAAGACCAGCAAGCCCGAGAGGCCAGCGCTTCTGGTCAACTGCAAG TGCCGGGACCAGGATCTTCAGGTGGCGGTGGACACAGGCACCCAGTACAATCAGATCTCTGCTGGATGTCTCAGCCGCCTGGG GTTAGGGAAGAGGGTCCTAAAAGCCCCAGGTGGGGACCTGCACCCGGGGCCCCCAGCCCTGGTGGAGCAGCTGGAGCTACAGCTGGGCCAGGAGACCGTGGAGTGCTCGGCTCAGGTGGTAG ATGTGGAGAGTCCTGAGCTCTGCCTTGGCCTCCAGACCCTGCTTTCTCTCCAG TGCTGCATCGACCTGGAGCATCATGTGCTGCGGCTGAAAGCCCCGTTCTCAGAGTTGCCCTTCCTGCCTTTGCACCAAGAGCCCGGCCAGTGA